Proteins from a single region of Sphaerochaeta globosa str. Buddy:
- a CDS encoding PhoH family protein produces the protein MERSVDFSSEEQMQRVLGINDRNLPYLEALLGCDLYLKGNTVSCLSKDEMVVNRFLQLIAKLQKVAEHQHYFSEAEIFMEFQSLKHADVSLDELVQPQANDKPYILVHNRFAYPKNPRQESYIKSMEDSQIVFGIGPAGTGKTFLAVAYALSLLLSGKRHKLILTRPIVEAGENLGFLPGDLAQKINPYLRPLYDAMEAMISVQNIRRLEENGSIEISPLAYMRGRSLQNAIVILDEAQNTTKEQMQMFLTRLGENSNAIITGDISQVDLPRNKDSGLVHAMHILNGIEGLEFVLFDSHDVVRSRIVSRIIDAYAQDLNMQKRSSL, from the coding sequence ATGGAAAGAAGTGTGGATTTCTCCAGTGAAGAACAGATGCAGCGGGTGCTAGGGATCAATGATCGGAATCTGCCCTATCTTGAAGCTCTGCTTGGCTGTGATTTGTATCTGAAAGGCAATACCGTCTCTTGCCTCAGCAAGGATGAGATGGTTGTCAATCGGTTTCTTCAATTGATAGCCAAACTGCAAAAAGTGGCTGAACACCAGCACTATTTCAGTGAAGCTGAAATTTTTATGGAATTCCAAAGCCTTAAACATGCCGATGTCAGCCTGGATGAGCTCGTACAACCCCAAGCAAATGACAAACCCTATATCCTTGTTCATAATCGTTTCGCATACCCGAAAAACCCTCGCCAGGAATCATACATCAAGAGTATGGAAGATAGTCAGATTGTCTTTGGAATCGGTCCAGCTGGAACCGGCAAGACTTTTTTAGCTGTTGCATATGCTTTGAGCCTGCTGCTTTCGGGTAAGCGACATAAATTGATCCTCACTCGACCCATTGTGGAAGCAGGGGAGAACCTAGGTTTCCTGCCAGGGGATTTGGCACAGAAAATCAATCCCTATCTCAGACCTTTGTATGATGCAATGGAAGCAATGATCAGCGTGCAGAACATCAGACGATTGGAAGAAAACGGCAGCATTGAAATATCCCCCTTGGCGTATATGCGAGGGCGTTCATTGCAAAATGCCATCGTTATTCTTGATGAAGCACAAAACACCACCAAAGAACAAATGCAGATGTTCTTGACACGCCTTGGGGAAAATTCCAATGCAATCATTACCGGTGATATCAGTCAGGTTGACCTGCCTCGCAACAAAGATAGTGGATTGGTGCATGCAATGCACATTCTCAACGGCATTGAGGGACTTGAGTTTGTCTTGTTTGACTCACATGATGTAGTTCGTTCAAGAATTGTGAGCCGTATCATCGATGCCTATGCCCAGGATTTGAACATGCAGAAACGGAGCAGCCTATGA